CAGGCCCTTCAGGTAGGGGTTGGCCTTGCCCGCCACCCAGGTGTAGGGATGATACTGCCCGCCGTGGGTGTGGCCGCTGAGCATCAAGTCGTAGCCCGCCTGCTCCGCGGCGAACACGCTGAGCGGCTGATGGGCCAGCAGCAGCTTGAAATCCGCCGGCGGCGCGCCGGCCAGCGCCAGATCCGGCCGGCTCTCGTGGCTGGGGAAGAAGCGCCGGCCCTGGACGTCCGGCACACCCGCCAGCAGCAGGCGCCCGGCACCCCGCTCCAGCAGGACGTGCTGGTTGAGCAGCGGCGTGAAGCCCACGCCTTCGGCCACACGCAGCCAGCCCAGGGCGTCGCTGTAGTATTCGTGGTTGCCCGTGATGAACCACTTGCCCAGCGGGGCCTGGATCTCCCCCAGGGGCGCGGCCTCAGGCCCCAGGTCGCCGGGCAGTCCGTCCGCCAGATCCCCCGTGAACACCACCAGCTCGGGTTGCAGCTCCTGGACGGCGCGAGCCACGCGCGCCACCTGAGCGCGCTGGATGCCCGGGCCGATGTGCAGGTCGCTGAGCTGCACGATGCGCAGGCCGTCCAGGTCCGGGTGCAGGCCTGCGACCGGCACCTCCACCTCCACCACCCGGGTCAGCCGGTAGGCGCCCGCCACGCCCCAGGCCACGTAGAGCGACACGGCGCCGCAGATGCCCAGCGCCACGGCCCGCGAGCCCAGCAGGCTGCGGCCGTGCTCGATCCAGGCGGCGGGCGGGCCGGCGGCCAGCGCCTGGGCGCCGCCCAGCAGGCGCAGAGCGAGCCCGAGCAGATCCTTGGCCAAGAGCAGGATCACCGCCACGGAGATCCAGCCCACCACCAGCCAGCCCAGCTCCATCAGGCTGTCCAGGAAGCGCGGCGGCTGCAGGTGTCGGCGCAGGGCCAGCAGCGCCAGGGGCAGCCAGGCCAGCAGCTGGAGCGTAATCCAGATCCCGGCCGTGGGCGCCAGTCCCAGGCGCAGGGGCAACAGCAGCCGGAACCCCACCAGACTGCCCAGCAGGGCCAGCATGCCGCCCGCCACCAGAAAGAATGCCCACATGCCCCACGCTCCTTGTCTGTCTCACGGCTACCGAGCACCCGCGCCGTAGCGGCCCGTCCGCGCTTCCTACCTTGCCTGCCGGTCAATTCCGGAGAACAAGATGCTCATCCGCCTGCTCGTGTTTGTCATGCTGCTGTCCGTGGCCCGCGCCGAAGAGATCCAGCCCGGCCGCGACCACCTGGCCGGCTGGATGACCGGCTCCTTCAGCAGCGCCCTCCAGGCCGCCTCCGACAGCAGCTACTTCGACATCCGGCTGCGCATGACGCCCATCTGGGGCGCGCGCGCCGACGGTCCCTGGCTCTACGTGGAGCAGGCCGTGGCCACCAGCCTGGACCAGCCCTACCGGCAGCGCGTGTATCACGTCACCGAGCCGGAGCCCGGCCTCTACGTCAGCGAGGTGTTCGAACTGCCCGAGCCCGTGCTGCGCTTCGCCGGCGCCTGGAAGTGCGATTCCCTGCTGGCAGGCCTGACACCGGATTCGCTGGCGGTCCGGCCGGGCTGCGGCGTCCACCTGCGCTGGAACGCGGAGCACGCGGCCTACGAAGGCCGCACACCGGGCGAGGGCTGCCTCAGCACGTTGCGCGGCGCGGCCTGGGCCACCTCCGAGGTCAGCATCAAGGCTGAGGGGCTGGTGAGCTGGGATCGGGGCTGGGACGCCCACGGTCAGCAGGTCTGGGGCGCCGAGCAGGGCGGCTACCAGTTCCGCCGCGCCCCGGTCTTCGGCGGGGCCTGCTGCCCTGGCGGGGGCAAGTCGCAGGCTGTGCCAAAGTAAACCGGCCGCACACTTGAACCACAGGGACACAGGGACTCAGCCCGAACACGTCCACGGGAATGCCGGGACTTGAAGTCGTGAATCCGGAGTCCGGCAGATCGAAGGGCCACTTCCCTCAGGCCGGCAGCCGGCGGATTTTTGCCCCCAGCGCGCCCAGGCGCTCCTCGATGCGCTCGTAGCCCCGGTCCACCTGCTGGATGTTTTGCATGCGCGTCACGCCCTCGGCCTTCAGCGCGGCGATGATCAGGGCCATGCCCGCGCGGATGTCCGGCGAGTGCAGACGCGCCCCATTGAGCGGCTGGCCGCCGGAGATCAGCACGCGGTGCGGATCGCACTGGGTGA
This Candidatus Delongbacteria bacterium DNA region includes the following protein-coding sequences:
- a CDS encoding chromophore lyase CpcT/CpeT; protein product: MLIRLLVFVMLLSVARAEEIQPGRDHLAGWMTGSFSSALQAASDSSYFDIRLRMTPIWGARADGPWLYVEQAVATSLDQPYRQRVYHVTEPEPGLYVSEVFELPEPVLRFAGAWKCDSLLAGLTPDSLAVRPGCGVHLRWNAEHAAYEGRTPGEGCLSTLRGAAWATSEVSIKAEGLVSWDRGWDAHGQQVWGAEQGGYQFRRAPVFGGACCPGGGKSQAVPK
- a CDS encoding metallophosphoesterase; protein product: MWAFFLVAGGMLALLGSLVGFRLLLPLRLGLAPTAGIWITLQLLAWLPLALLALRRHLQPPRFLDSLMELGWLVVGWISVAVILLLAKDLLGLALRLLGGAQALAAGPPAAWIEHGRSLLGSRAVALGICGAVSLYVAWGVAGAYRLTRVVEVEVPVAGLHPDLDGLRIVQLSDLHIGPGIQRAQVARVARAVQELQPELVVFTGDLADGLPGDLGPEAAPLGEIQAPLGKWFITGNHEYYSDALGWLRVAEGVGFTPLLNQHVLLERGAGRLLLAGVPDVQGRRFFPSHESRPDLALAGAPPADFKLLLAHQPLSVFAAEQAGYDLMLSGHTHGGQYHPYTWVAGKANPYLKGLNRHSARLQVYVSQGTGFWGPPIRVGTAPEITLLTLRRL